A stretch of the Rhizomicrobium sp. genome encodes the following:
- a CDS encoding creatininase family protein — MQLHLSAWPEIEAYLAKSKAILIPIGSTEQHGPNGLLGTDALCPEIISRRAGDEAGILVGPTFNVGQAQHHMAFPGTITLRPSTMIAAMLDWTQSLTRHGFERIYWLNGHGGNIATITAAFSEMYHGVTFDAAGSNRPPLRCMLRNWWELPGVMDLCRQLFPVGEGSHATPSEVSVTYFGYPEAVKHVEMSPRIAPNGPIYDADDYRRRFPDGRIGSDPSQASTEAGEKIVHLAVRTLIDEFRRFSLQ, encoded by the coding sequence TCCTGATTCCGATCGGCTCGACCGAACAGCACGGCCCCAACGGTCTTCTCGGCACCGACGCACTGTGCCCGGAGATCATCTCGCGCCGCGCCGGCGACGAAGCCGGCATCCTGGTCGGCCCGACCTTCAATGTCGGCCAGGCGCAGCACCACATGGCGTTTCCGGGCACGATCACCCTTCGGCCATCGACCATGATCGCGGCGATGCTGGACTGGACGCAGTCGCTGACGCGGCATGGTTTCGAGCGCATCTACTGGCTCAACGGCCATGGCGGCAATATCGCGACCATCACCGCGGCGTTCTCCGAGATGTATCATGGCGTTACGTTCGATGCGGCGGGTTCCAACCGGCCGCCGCTGCGCTGCATGCTGCGCAACTGGTGGGAACTTCCCGGCGTGATGGACCTGTGCCGCCAGCTTTTTCCGGTGGGCGAGGGCAGCCATGCAACGCCGTCGGAAGTGTCCGTGACCTATTTCGGCTATCCCGAGGCGGTCAAGCACGTCGAGATGAGCCCGCGCATCGCTCCCAACGGCCCGATCTACGATGCGGACGATTATCGCCGCCGCTTTCCCGACGGGCGCATTGGATCCGATCCGAGCCAGGCAAGCACAGAAGCGGGCGAGAAGATCGTGCATCTGGCCGTCCGCACGCTGATAGACGAATTTCGCCGGTTCAGCCTACAGTAG